The Humulus lupulus chromosome 7, drHumLupu1.1, whole genome shotgun sequence region ATTATTTATTAGTTATAAAGGTTATCAAGTACCGAAGTAGATCGATCGAGATCAAGCCCCAAACCGCTTCTGAAGTTCCTGAACCACATCCTTGTCCAACATGAAGGCCTTAGCAAGAACATTAGGGTTGATGGGAGGGTCAGATCCAAACACGGCATTAGCAATGGTAATGACTCCCGGATTCTGGCTCCCTAGTCCGGCGAAAGCCAAGGCCGGAGTCTTGCCGACGTTGAACTGGAAGTGAATCATTCCGACGGGGAAGACAAAGACGTCTCCCTTGTAGAGAACCTTGGTGAAGAGTCGGTTGCCGTCTCCGTTGGAGGAAACGAAGCCCACGTATAGTGTTCCCTCGGCCACGAATAGGATTTCGGTGGCACGAGGGTGAGTGTGTGGTGGGTTAAGTCCGTATGGGGCGTAGTCGACGCGTGCGAGGGATATTCCTAGTGTGTTGAGCCCCGGAAGGTTGTCGACGAAGACGGCAGTGACGTTGGAGCCGACGGCGTTGTCTGTGTTGCCCGGAATGTTGATCCCTGAGAAGAAGAAGTCTTCTGCCTTCACCATATCCGGGTTCTTGCAGAATCTTCCGTTCACAAACACTGTACATTTATCATTTGAAAAAGTTAACTCACATATATATGTACGAACGTACATTGAAGAATATATATGGTGAGATCGATATACTTACGCATCTCTTTGGGATCATCGATCGCTACGCAAAAGTCTTGAAGAGGACTTGGGTCGTATGCGCAAGCAAAGTGGGTTGCAAAAGCCAAAGCAGCCACTGCCAAAAATAAACGACAAGTCTTCATAGTACCCTTATATATAATAAACTTAATTAGTTTTTCGAAATGACTAATAATGTTTATAAGATTTGCTCTACTGTGTTTACTTGGAAATCTTTGGTGGTCCGAACATGGCTATTTATAGATGGCCATGCAGGAGGAGGCCTAGGACGTGatctttttattaattatattttatttttcactgTTTTACTGAAAATGAAACATGGGCGGAATAGTTGGGAGATTTACTCTACCAATTTTGATTCTTTGTTATTTATTTAACTATAGCTTATATTAGAATCGACTAAGCTATAATAAGTATTTCACAagatattaatatatatacacacacataaagATTCCCTGGAAGTATCAACAATATATAATTAACTAAGTTTGATCTTGTAGTGGTTCTCATCAATTAATAGCTACTGTGctatatatatatctgtgtacATTATTATGTAAAATATATCTGTTGTGTGTAGTAATTCTGCGTGAGTAATAGTACAATAGTGGACTAAAAATATTAGTAGTTCTTTActaataaaagtaaaatttgaTAATTAGTTCTGTGTGATGCATACAGGTACAGTTAATTACATATAGTACATAATGTTCGTTATATTTTTCTGTAATATTAGAGCCCCTATATATATAGTTTAGCTATAAATTTTAAGCTCTTAATCTTTTGAATGCTAATTATACCATAATTCAGAGATTAAATATTAGTTACGAGGCATCTTTCAAAGAATAATGCTGTCTCCTCAAATTATTAGTAACTACACCTaactatatgatatatatatatatatattacgtcGTCATACATAATAAGTATCTACGATGAATTTTCTTGTTAAGGCTTAATAACCatcttaataattatatataatatactaTACTCTACCAAACAATAAGCACTTACCTTTAAGATCACTTTAATatgcatttaaaatatttttcatccCTTTAGCCATTTATGTTATTAACCTAATTTGAATCAACATATCTACTCATATCACTAAGATAAAATTATATAGTACTCCTGTACCACGCTAgctataattaataatttattatgtAAGTTATGTGTTATATATGGCCCAAGTAGCTAGGGCTCAACTGCAGTACTTTAGTGTTCGACTATGAAAGTGGGTGTGCTACTTTAATGATTGTTTCAAATTACTTACAGTAATCAAAGAACCTAATACTCAAAAACTCAATTATTAATTGACCATGAAACACTTGTAATCTTTCAAGAAGATTTATTATAGAACTGAAATTATTCAAACAGAGTTTACAAATACAACTTACAACCAGCAATACAGAATATAGATTGACTGTACAATCAAATCAATCTATGTACACCAATTAGTAACCAATTACGATCTATAGCAAAAACTTGACAGAGATCCTTCTtcgaactcccttcaaagaatcgACTGAACTCCCTTCAGTGAATGTCTGTTCCAAGCTTTAGCTGCTCCTCTTCAATAGCCCAAGAAGATCACTAGCTTCTTCTCCACAGTTATCTCTGCACCACAAAGAAAAGTCCAAGAAACAAGATCTACAATCTAGGGTTTTTTTCTCAAAGAGTTAGTTGTTCTGTTTAGCATAATGATCTATATATAGAAGGAACAGAAACAAGTGACAAGGGCTTGTCACGTGGACTGCCAGCTGGAAAAGACCATTATTATTTTAACTAATAACTAACCTGTCAAAACAGTGATAACCCTTTATACAGTTGAGATAAAACAGATCGAAAGCTAGACAAGACAACATGCATAATTTTTGACAACAAACAGCAAGAGCTAAAACTTGTCattaacaatctccccctttggaaaAAATTATGATCAGTGCAGAATAAAGTCAGTAAAACAGCCACTAAACATAAACCAAAAACAAAACACATATTACACCACCAACTTCTCAAAAAAAACAACCAAACCCTTCAAAGACAAATACCCAACAACATTCAAAAGTTTGcacagaaaaaaaaactaaactacAACTGAAAACTATTAAAAACACAATGTATTTAAAAGTCTGCACAGAAAAACTAAACAACAACTGAACACTATTAAAACATCTCCCCCTCAGTGATCAGAATTGTAGCCCATTTTACTGAGACTCAGGTCTATCTGGAGACTCCCCCTGGACAGATGCACCAGGCACACTGGACTCCCCCTGAGATGAAGCTCGAATTTGAGCCAACTGAGCCAAGACCCTCCTCTCAAATTGCAAAGTGCGCTGCCTATCCTTCTTGTAAGAAGACACAAACTCATTGAAACTTGCCCGAAATTGATGCATATAGTCAAACAGCATAAACCTCCAGCCAGAAGTTGGAAAACCAGGCAGTACAGGGTCAGAGGCTGGATCAGTGGAAGGAAAAACCTGAGGAACTTTTAAACTTCGAAGATTGCTGTCAATTGCAGGAACTGATAGAAAAACCTCTTGAGCAGTGAACTCTGGAGAAATGGAGAGAGCCAGTCGATGAAGTAGACATGGAAAAGGTAAAAAAGACCTTGTGCCACGAGCCACAGC contains the following coding sequences:
- the LOC133789422 gene encoding germin-like protein subfamily 1 member 13 encodes the protein MKTCRLFLAVAALAFATHFACAYDPSPLQDFCVAIDDPKEMLFVNGRFCKNPDMVKAEDFFFSGINIPGNTDNAVGSNVTAVFVDNLPGLNTLGISLARVDYAPYGLNPPHTHPRATEILFVAEGTLYVGFVSSNGDGNRLFTKVLYKGDVFVFPVGMIHFQFNVGKTPALAFAGLGSQNPGVITIANAVFGSDPPINPNVLAKAFMLDKDVVQELQKRFGA